taccaacctcttttaaaattctaggaacaaagaaaaaaggaaaattcatatgtctaagtgagtatggagagttatatagaatcatgagttcttttaaatatggaaATTATTTCTATAATCTTTCATAGTGAAACTGAGAGTACTTTACAATGTGAAGAGAACTGTGTATATTGGGATTTAACATCCACCTAAGCTGAGGGAAACCCTGTCAGTGGGGATTAAAAAGAAATCTTACATTTCTTGGGAAGCATACAAGTTATTCCCATCACCCTGGGGCAGGTAACTGGACTACAGGGTAAAAAGAGCCTGTACAGTCCTGTGGTGTTTAAAGTGAGTGGAAATAATTGTatgtttgatttgtttaattTCAATGTGGAGATCTGtgtcttttttctcccacttttcccagttttttacctgccaattGCTCTGGGGTCATGTTTTGGGTCCCTGGAAAGAtcatagagacaacttctgttgtagtagacgctatataaataaaattgaattgaattgaattgaattggtggcagcatcatggtctgGGGTTTCTTCAGCTGGTCACGCCTCAGTTCagacttttttacttttctggatGGCACAAGGATATTCTACAATTACAAGGATTCAGTGGGCTTAAACTGTAAGACAGGGTTCAAGTGAGCATGAGACGTTCTGCCGTCACTGCAGAGATCAGATCTTAACCCCATTGATACTTTATTGTTTAATTCTCAATCATAAATGCAAGACTTTAGGGATAGATCAATGCAACTCTGAGCAGACATGAATATTGtaatattgattgattgatatattttatttcgaacataagcacaaaaaatacataaataaaacagcagaacaataaatcaataaaattaaaaaggacaataatattcactaaataataaatgtaccatcGTAAACAAAGTTGAATAGCTTATTGAAACTATTCAGCTTATCGAACCATACATAACCATACATTGACTCTTtatttgggctttttttttttttctagtgaaATATGAGGActttaatcaaaaagaaaaaacagaatattTGGTTGCTTATTAATGGTCTAGAACAAACCATCGGAGTGAACGCCGACTGAAATATGGTCTTAGTTCTATGTATTTTTTACATGTTTCAGATAAGTTGATGAATTCATGTAGAATCATTAAATGTCATACGATGACGATTATGTTTTTGGTGTTTGGATTTGAAGTGATTGCAGAGGCTGAAAGATTGAGAGGTTAAtaatgtgtgtatttgtgtttcAGAGCTGACTCTGAACCCACCTGAGGGCATCGTTGCAGGTGAGCTAACGCAACATGATCACCGggtcattttaaaatcatcGTTCAGCTCATAGTTTCTACCTGAAGATGATATCCTGTCGTGTTCAGTTGTAGGTCACTCTTTTGCTCATATCTTGTGACGATCTTGGCCCCCTGAAGAGGTTTCAGGGAGCCTCCACACTAACGCCAAAGTTCATGTTTTCATTCATAAACTGCAGGGCTCACCTGCAAAATCTCATCTCGGTTCATTCAGAACCACACGCTGACCACATCTGTGTTACattaaagacaacaattaaagagatGTTGTTTCTGATTGATAGAGTTTGAGCAGTGTTTTACTACTGTCTTTCTGTAGATTCTGCAGGTATCAGGTCTAATCCCAACAGCAGCGTGTTTATCAGCAGATATTTACTCCTAGAATCCGAAGAAATCATCATGAGATTAAAATTCAAACCAAGATGGATAAATAGATTCAGTTTCAGACCCGCTTCATCTCATTCTTTGGCTGCATGATTCAGTTTCTCTTGCTTAGATCACTTTACCTGTTTCCATCTTTTCATCTTTATCAGATTTGACCAATAATTTAGCCTGACAAAAGTTGCACAAAAGTATCCACGGTCACAGAGGTTCCACTGTTACCGTGACATACCCTCATATTCTCCGCGGTTGTGTTTAACCGttgtgaataaaacatttcaacatgtttttttttttatcaagacGAAAGCCAGAAGTACCCAGACCTCTTTTCCAAAAAGCTCAAATAAAAGTTCAGCCCTGTCTTTAGTGGCGTTTCCTTTACCCCAGATTTGCTCAAAACCCAAGAAATCATGCAATGAAAATGACTAATTCGAAAAAATTCTCACTTTTTAAACTTCCAGGTTTTGTTTTTCAGGCGATTTGTTAATCCATTTTATCGCAAAATGTAAAGGAAACGATTTTTGTGTGTTTCCGTATCTGGGAGCGCTGGGTTCTTTGTCCCAGAAgggttttgaagagaagtcttgcAGGACAAGATTTGTAGAGTTACGAGAATTACACTTATTTGAAAAAAGTGTTCAATGGAAACATCGACCCCCTGCAGCGCTGCCTCTATCACAAATTCAGATTTTCTTTTGTAcaaaagtgtcatggaaacatGGAAAGTGTTAAATGTCTGTTTGCTGCAGCGCTGGTAACACAACGGCAGGAATAGCACTTCAGATctgtttatattatttatttttaaacacaaCATTTAATCCAACAAGTGTTTCTGCGGTAAAATGAAACATATTGTGATTTGTGATGGATATTAAATATGAGACAGATTTAGATGTGAAATTGTCCACCCAAACTGGGTTTAGCTCCAGATTCCCGTTGTGGAAGTTCAGGAAGGTGAGGCAGAAACTCTTAAAGATGCTGGTTCCTGTGGTCCAAATACTGTTTACCAGCACAATGAGAGCTGGAAAGAACTAGAGAGAATAAGAAGCTGAACTCAATCTTGTTCTTGAGCAACAATGAGACAGATTTTCTGACGTATTtgtattacatatatatatattgataaaGCGGCAGAAACAGAATCTTTGTTTGTTCTGTAGGTCCAGCCAACGAGGAGAACTTCTTTGAGTGGGAGGCGCTCATCATGTGAGTACCGGCTGGACAGCGTCACACCTCCACCTGCTGCTTTACTTCTTACCAGCGGTGTCACCATAGCAACTGATGCATGCTGTGCATCAGATTCACCAGAACTGCATCACATTATGTCTGGACTCTCAGATGCATATGAAAACTCTCTGACACATGAATCATATGTTGCTAGAGTGTAAAAGTGTGACTGTGACCAGCAGGTGTCGCTGCTCACCCACTGActgatctcacacacacacacacacacaccagctgaGTCCATGTAGTCAAAACAGACCTTCCACGGGGTGTTTTCTGTCTCTATAATGAGGAATTTAACCTGAATTTgaacaaaataagaaataatgaGATTCATTTTTAATATTCACTTCCTGCATTTGGTTTAGTAAGATGATTTTATATGTGAAAACAGCCGTTGATGCTCTGCAACTTGGTCctttgggggggaaaaaagtaataaaatgttgaatcagtaaaacagtgaaaaaaaaagtctggatagcTAAATGTAAAGTTTGGGGGGCAGAATGATCAATTTTTCAGAATATTAGAATGGATAAGGTATTGGATATGGACGTGACACATTAGTTAGTGTTTCCAAAATATGAATGACTTCAAGAGATGCATAAAGCCGCGTAGATGATACTGAAGCATCTGAAAGTATGCCGTCACGCGGTGGAGACGTATCCCTCACAAGCCACCTCTGCTTGATTCTGGAGTCCATACTCCTGCCGTTACGGTGTTTTGGTTTGTAGATAAACCCGTCACTCGCCCCCAACGTCACCACTTCCTCCATCTCCCTCCCTGCTGAGCTTAGTACCACCGTGGCTCTCGTTTTTCTGGTTCTGAACCAGCACTTTCTTTGCGCCGACTGTTAAAATCTGAGAAACCAGTTGTAACCAAGCAGCTCCAGATTTGTTAAGGTCACCCAGTTTGCAGAAACCACTCCAAGCTGGATCCAACAGTGAGTCGATCTCCACTGACGTCCAACTCAACTGCAATAAACATATGTACAGCCCGGTACAAAACCTGGTCTCTATAGATAGATTTCATATCCATGACAACTGCATGGGGGGTGAGTTTTCCTGGGAGATATGTCTCCTGTTGCAGAAGTTTCCGTCACATCCTGCACCAGGATGATGGGATGTTTTTGAGGTCAGTTGAGATCAACTTTTAGCTGCGGGTTAAGTCTCAAGCGTTAATGACAGAGTTTTATACGAGACATGAGTTTTTACACCACATGGGCATTTGAAAGCAGGTTGAACTCGGCCTCAACAGCTGGTCACATGTGTTCAGACACTTGTTGGTCATAAAAGGACCTTCGCTGTAAAAGACGCTGCGGTGGACGTGATGTCAGCGAAGGCAGCAGCGTGAGTCACAGTCATTAGTTGTAACTGAgctcctgttttgttttgttgttttcgtGACAGTAGCTCCAGTCTGCCTTTCAATTTAACCTGCAGTCAAACGTCCACATACCTGCCCCATCTGCCCCAtgacatcaccaccaccacaccTTGTCATTACTTGCGACTGTCCTTCCTCCTCGGGTCTTTCCAGTGTTAGATGATGCCCATTTaccttcttttttaaatgtatttatttgtttcatATTTTGTTTCGTAATCTGAGCAGTAACGGTTGTGACTGACAAAACGATCGATCGATCCAAACCTGATCAGATCCTCCAGAGAGTCCGAGGACGTCCTAGTGATGcaggagtagggctgggcgatatatcgagattttaatatatatcgatatattttcaaacacgatatggtacgagacaatatcgatttaaaaaaaaaaaaaggtattactatttttattttttttacattttttttttttttatgattttgatatagcttattttgtgacaaattgacttgaatgttttatttgagatttgcacaaattatgcaggaaagggatatttgttttattttattcaagaagcatttttattctatatatgcaggcagtttatttttatttcatttgttttatacattttgatattgttcagacctctgttaacaaaggtacctgtgtgacatttggcacgaggcattgtattaaaactgactgtttttttaagggtttgcctcagaaaaaaatgaagctaacagagatgctatgctataatgctttgggggaaaccccaattaaggcacagaaaaaatatcgagatatatatcgagtatcgccatttagctagaaaatattgagatatgacttttggtccatatcgcccagccctatgcagGAGTGAAACTAATGTGTTTTATCAAGCTGCTGGAGGTGAGTCAGAAATAACCTGCTGATAGACCGATCGGATCTGATCAGGGAAAGAACGCagatgaagatctgaggatcTGAGATGCGTTGAGATATTCAAACATCCTCCTGAGGTCCCATTATCACCCAACTGCTCTGACTCTCAGCCGTGATCACAAACAATACGATTGCACTGATAGCAGAGCTATGTCTGCACGAGGGCCGGCTGATACTCATCATTTTAAGAGGTTTTCACTTCCATACCGTTGTGAACCTGCCGTTATGATCAGAGAATCGATGCAGAACATCAAAGAAGTGGAGATAATTGGTGATGACTTGTTCCAGGTGAACCAACCAGCTTCCCTGCTCGTTATTGGACGTTCTCCAGATCTTTAGAGTTTTGGAGCATGTTCCCCAAAAAAAGTCCCATTATCATCTGGAACCTCTAGAGACCAGCACAAGTATTGGCGAATCCTGTAGAACCCACCTTTGACCAAAAGTATCTCCCCACTTACGGTAAATATAACctctagtagggctgggcgatatatcgagattttaatatatatcgatatattttcaaacacgatatggtacgagacaatatcgtttatatcgatttaaaaaaaaatatatatataaaaatatatatatttttttttaaatatatatatttttttttttactttttttttttaaattattttgatatagcttattttgtgacaaattgacttgaatgtcttatttgagatttgcacaaatgttttgttatttgcacaactgtcaaccaccaattgttatgcaggaaagggatatttgttttattttattcaagaagcatttttattctatatatgcaggcagtttatttttatttcatttgttttatacattttgatattgtgcagacctctgttaataaaggaacctgtgtgacatttggcacgaggctttgtattaaaactgactgttttttttaagggtttgcctcagaaaaaatgatgaaaccccaattaaggcacagaaaaaatatcgagatatatatcgagtatcgccatttagctagaaaatatcgagatatgacttttggtccatatcgcccagccctaacctcTAGGTGCTTCTTAATGACAGAATCCAAAACTTCAGTAGCTTCAGTAtcgtctagagcaggggttcttaacctttctgaccttggggcccaattttttcagtacagagtggcccggggcccattaaatataaacactgtatagcaggggtattcaactaaaactttaagaggtccatttagagaaaatgtactcaagcgaaggtccagaacatcattatatatatatatatatatatatatatatatatatatatatatatatatatatatatatatatatatatatatatatatatatatatattcaagtagcctcaaggttgtatcaacatctgcatcagactgttatattaaaaaaagtacatatttgccaattaacatgtttaacttgaattaaacatatttttttctcttaaaaataaagtagattttattttatttttcaaatgctatcttattttatttctctaccagcagtttgaatttcccctttctttgttaattgtctcaacacatttttatactaaattaatataaacacatcttaacaatttaaggttcaggttcaggttctcatatgcatgtggaggtgctcattgatgagcctgaaacgatatttagttttaattatgttcactgtggagaaagctgcttcacagctgtatctggacccaaacatgggtgttttaagatgctcagcttatttttctgtgacttcagttcagacttgagtgaatatgtttgatgaaaaactgtgttttgtttcagtggcgtttcactttcgcactttgaacgccacggtctctgaacgcatgagacactggttttgtcccagtgggaagactgaacaggatgaatttgtccattccgggttgcatatttaaaaatacagccaggacaaaacttagtttgattttactttaagttatttacattaataagttgtcaggactcagtgtgtctgGTTTCAtcggagcctgatcagctgcgacgggcacagcccgcaccgcagctctctggtcgcgctgcagcagttactttccgatgctttttcgaaagcccgaacagtccagtccagcagacacgtcagcccacgcatctacatctaccatctttcagcagtaacgacggagcccaccgcccgagcggcagcctcagccgacctccccggccgcggggacgcgtcaggataaatgagcacgccgcgctcgctcgctctgggcgcagacccaagtaatcgatccctgatcctggcggatctaaacctactctgtgcaaaatgaaggattttctctgtaaatacacaccatttctcttactattacacgtacagctagctgagtgtcttctcctcatttggtcgggagttgttatgcagtcccgcggcccccgcggcccacacgtacaaaactgaattttttttggcggcccactagatggcgctcgcggcccaagtgtgggccgcggccctatggttaagaatcactggtctaGAGCTGCCTAAAGAACAGTTGCCTCCTCTTAAAAGTCCAACCGAACTTCAATATTACAGCTTACGTTTTCCCATTAGACCAGTAGAAAATCCTTTTCCTCTTCTTAGACTAACAGAACCAACCCAGTTGCCCTCTAGACGCTCCTCACTGAACATAAATGCCATATAAAGAACTTCCAGAACCTTAATGACAGCTGTAATGACCAACAGCAAACCCAAACACCACATGAAGCATCATTTTGATAGATGGCTAACAGAACCAGTGTCCCCTTTAGTGAGCCCAGAACCAAGTGAAGGCTCAGTATGACGGCTCACGGTGtgatttgtgttttgtgtttcagGGGTCCCGAGGACACGTGCTTCGAAGGAGGGGTGTTTCCTGCCGTGCTCAGCTTCCCCTCTGATTACCCTCTCAGTCCTCCCAAGATGAGGTTCACCTGTGACATGTTTCACCCCAACAGTAAGTCCACCCCTCAGATGTGTGACGATGACTGATCCCGGCGAGGCTCTGACTGAACTGACAGGTGAACATTTATCCAACATCAACCCGTCACCGTCAGCAGTCAACCTTATTCTGGTTATCAAAATTAAAATGACGCATCAGTCTGATCCTTCTCTCTCCAACACTTTCAGAGGTTTTTTAGCAATAATTTAACCCTAAACCCTGGTCATGACCTGCTTCTGAGCAGGATGGATGTTTTTAGGCCTTAGTTgccattagggctgttcgattaatcgattttaaatcgtaatcgcgattatgtaattagaacgatgttaaaacgtgaaaatcgtaaaatcgatttttcactttaaaaaaaaaaaagaaaagattttttttttttttttttttaaccttgtctgcacacatattaatgattgataccatattaatgattgatggaaatacctctcaatacctgcgacaagtgccccatcggagaggctctttagtgcattattatttagcatgcaaagacccagtttagtttaattagaaaatgtcttgttttatttaattggaaatataacttactgtatgtttgcaagtgctgatttgctgatttttttttttttcagggataaaactttatattttattatattttttaaaactctttttcaacttattttacagagttttgcactttattcattcatttttggtttaataagagcaaagtttgcacttaaagcccaatggggaaatgttcaataaaaaaacagcatatttgaaatcatttctttgccttttgtcaaattcacaaaataatcgtaatcgaaaatcggattttgagagaaaaaaatcgagattttatttttgggcaaaatcgaacagccctagttgccATGGTGATCTAAGCAGTTGGAAAGGAAAGCAACTTTGGAGTTAAAAAAATACTCTTCTCTTGGTTGCACCTCTGTAGTTTGCTCAGATTGGCCGCTGCTGGTACTTCATTTACAGTGGTCATGTGATCATTCACATAAGACTTCAGTATAGTAGCCGCCCCTCCAAACTCACAGGTGTGTGACAGGTAAACCCATCGCTCACAGGACGTTCAGGATGGGGGTTGAAATGTGTCCCCTGAGAGAACTATTCTCGTGTTTCAACCTTGCGTGAAAGTGCAGGAAATACTTGTCAATAGTCCTGCAGAATAGGGTATCAGTTTCGGGCAGTATTTACCTCCATATACACAAAGTTACGTGATACTGCTTTGCATCTTCCTGTTTTGAGCCTCCGGGTGAGAAGCATTTCATGTGTTTTGTTAGATTGATGTAGCTATCCAGCATTAATAGGTTtgggctgctgcagctgcagagagGGACGTGATGAGTGTCTGTTTTCTTTCTctgtttattttgaaaattaaaatgctgcGACTCGAGGCcgctggtcacatgaccagtcaAGTGACTTGATTGTGTTTGAGTAGCCAGCAGGAACCTGCTGTGATGGTTAGTCTGACTTCCAACCCGTCATTGGACGCGTCTCAACACGCCTCACAGCGCTGCTGCCGTTAGCATGCTGTTAGCATGGCGTTAGCGCGCTGTCATTAGCGGCGTGATTAGTGGGCTGATGTCATGGCAGAGATGGTCTGAGCACGCTCAGTGCTGATTAGAGGACAGAGCGTGCACCGCTGACCCGTCATCATCTCCACCATCATCATGTTCCTCCTCCTCATGCAGCGCCAGCATGGCCCTCAGCTGAACCTCCTGCTGCAACTGTATCGTTTGATCCTCCATCGGCAACCTGCAGCAGATAAAACGGGTGAAGAAGTAAACATCCAACCGCCTGCGCCTCCTGATAACATTTTTCTCAGGTTTCAGAGGAAAAGTGCCTCAACACTAAACACAAAGAGGTGTTTGAGTTTGGTCTCTGCAGCGGTGGATCCACTTAGAGCCACGAGCCCCGCCCCCAAGGACAGCACCTGCGTCTGCACACGGTCCCACCTGCCCCCTCAGCAGCTGAAACATTCACTCTTTATGTTTTCGGTCTGCACCATCTCTGCAGGTGGGGACAGGTGAGGACTGACAGTTGTGTACTGATCCTGatgaatatatttatatttgtgtgGGCGGTACCAAGCGCTCGCTGCTGGAGTTAAGATGATGAGCCAAAGTCTCATCAGCCCTcaatgaactgatcatcagcaggtgtgcagacctcGATAACAGCAGATGTTTTGGCATTTTGCTGGTTCGTAGCGTTCAAGTGGTTTAAGAAAATTCCAGGAGGGTAAGACATCAGCAAATATCTTAGAAAAGCAATTATTGCATCACATTCAATCAGGAAAATGTTATAAAAACCGTTTCTAAACAATTAGGTATTCAATGTTCTACAAAGAGAAAGATAATTCACACctggaaaacattcaagacagttGACAGTATTCCCAAATTCCTTCCAAGGTCATACTGTAGCGcttggagaaagaggaggatctTCTCAGTCCCACCAACAGGTCTGAGCGTCACTTCTCAGGCTGCTGCCTCCATGACCTGATCTCAGTCAGggaaggatggatgcatgggtgcatgGTCGCATGCATGCATCTCACAGTCACTGGTCTAAATAAGGATGTTAAATGTTCAGCGTGGACAGGAAGCAGTTTTCACACTGATAACAGCGCCCTGATGGAACTGATTACACCTGACAGGTGCACACGCTGTTATCTGCCTGTGAGGACTCGGACCGTTCCACAGATGTCCTCAGGCTGCAGAGAAAGTTTCCACTTTCTGTCTTCTGTGTTCAGAGATACTAGGAAGAAAAGGTCAAGTGTCTTTAATTAATACACCAGAGGCGAGACACCTGACCTTCAAAAGAAGAGTCCCCATTTCATAAGAGCGATTTGACCTTTGAAACATCACCTGAaaccatctcctcctcctcgtcagtCTATCCCGATGGCCGGGTGTGTATCTCCATCCTCCACGCTCCGGGTGACGACCCGATGGGCTACGAGAGCAGCGCGGAGCGGTGGAGTCCAGTGCAGAGCGTGGAGAAGATCCTGCTGTCTGTGGTCAGCATGCTGGCAGGTACATCACACGCCTACAACACGCTGAACACGTGTgagaactagggatgggcggtatggactaaaaaatgtatcacgataatttctggcatttatcccgataacgataaaaaaaataccaatacaaaaacatcatcaacgggaatttatctttctttctttctttctttctttctttctttctttctttctttctttctttctttctttctttctttctttctttctttctttctttctttctttctttctttctttctttctttctttctttctttctttctttctttctttctttctttctttctttctttctttctttctttctttctttctttctttctttctttctttctttctttctttctttctttcttttaagctcctttctttctttctctctttctttctttctttctttctctttctctctttcttttagactcctttctttctttctttctttcttttaggctcctgtctttctttctttcgtttctttgtttgtttctttctttctttcttactttctttcaggctcatttccttccttccttccttccttccttccttccttccttccttccttccttccttccttccttccttccttccttcacgtacgttgtgcgtgaatttaacacagaaccatgaatcaggtttacacaaaaatgtcaccaacgggaatttgtcgtttttaccgcgagatgacaaattcttatcgtgagcaatttttttgacggtttatcgtgaacggtaaaatatcgcccatccctagtgagaACTACATTCACATGTATAAACTACTTCCTGTTCTTCCTCCGTGCAGAGCCCAACGACGAGAGCGGCGCCAACGTCGATGCGTCTAAAATGTGGCGCGAGGACCGAGAGCAGTTCTACAAACTCGCCCAGAAGATCGTCCGCAAGTCGCTGGGCCTGTAGGGACGACGCGATCGCAGAGCACCGCtgctctgcatgtgtgtgcgcgtCCATGCATGGATAGAGActcgtcaccatggaaaccacgACACCCACAGGCAGAGCTgcggacagacggacggacatGTCAGTTAACTGATGGACAGACACCTCAAAGCTGGTGTGAGGTCATCACGATGATACATCAGACAACACCCCTTTGTCACCTGACCGCATGTTTCCTGTCAGTGCCTCATCTCCGTGCTTGCTGTTGCTATGGAAACCTCTCCCACCCCacccctctctctctcgctctctctctctctgtcgttGGGTAACCATGACGCTGGACTTGATGCACTTTACTGTTTTCCCGACGAGAACTCGCGGTGATGTTGGAGCTCGTTCGGAGCTCGTAGGTTGTTCGTTCTCGAGGGGCTGAAGAGTTTCTCCGTCTGATTTGACTCGATAATTAAAAGCGCAGAAGGATTACTGTCTGCTTCTTCACATTTATTGTTACAGCTGGAGAAATGAACAAACTGATTAAAACCTTGTTCACGCAAATTCATTAAAAACGAATCTTCCGTTTCTGGACTTTTGTGGTATCTGAATTTATTTCTAGACTTCAGAACGTCAACAGTAGAGACGATTACAGAATAAAGACGCAAGAAACGTGTTGTCCCAGAAGGGACCCAGCAGCTGGGTAGCTTCAGCCTGTCGCTGTACCACCTATCTCAACATGGTTGAAGTGCTGTGGTACAAACATTTGACTTAAGGATgagtaaaacacaataaaatgaaaaacttGTAGCAGCCAGGTTAGATGTGCTAACACCCTGGTCGCATTGTACAAAAAAACCCGACATAAACCACCTCTGTTGTCATGGGTTCAGAAATTTGGACCTGAATTTGAAAAAGTTTCCCTCTGAAGCCAACATGGATGTAAAACCAAACTGTCTAAAGTGATGAAATGAGAGATCTTGAACTACCCCAGACGCGTCCCATCCCACCTGGCGACCAGGCGAGGGCCAACACACGCCATCGACTTCAAGACGGACAAAACTGGGCAAACACCTTTTAAACCTGTTGCTGCTCTGACATA
This DNA window, taken from Cololabis saira isolate AMF1-May2022 chromosome 6, fColSai1.1, whole genome shotgun sequence, encodes the following:
- the ube2g2 gene encoding ubiquitin-conjugating enzyme E2 G2, whose amino-acid sequence is MAGTALKRLMAEYKQLTLNPPEGIVAGPANEENFFEWEALIMGPEDTCFEGGVFPAVLSFPSDYPLSPPKMRFTCDMFHPNIYPDGRVCISILHAPGDDPMGYESSAERWSPVQSVEKILLSVVSMLAEPNDESGANVDASKMWREDREQFYKLAQKIVRKSLGL